In Nitrospirota bacterium, a single genomic region encodes these proteins:
- a CDS encoding NAD-dependent deacylase: MLEKINSIKSHIAHSSSIAVLTGAGISADSGVPTFRGKDGLWRNFRAEDLATPQAFRDNPRLVWEWYNWRREIISSKYPNPAHYALAEMEKRAKGFTLITQNVDGLHGKAGSANIIEMHGNIWRTRCTVCEDLSDNYDVPIEILPHCIHCQGLLRPHIVWFGESLNPDDIDRSMDALHSCEILLVIGTSGVVRPAASFAYAARSSGAYIVEINPEKTPNSSFADEVLAGRASEVLPGLI; the protein is encoded by the coding sequence ATGTTGGAAAAGATAAACAGTATTAAATCACACATAGCCCATTCATCTTCTATAGCAGTGCTTACAGGTGCAGGTATTTCTGCTGATAGCGGTGTCCCAACATTTCGTGGTAAGGATGGACTCTGGCGTAACTTCAGGGCCGAAGACCTTGCCACACCACAGGCGTTCAGGGACAATCCGCGGCTTGTATGGGAGTGGTACAATTGGCGCAGGGAGATTATTTCATCGAAGTATCCCAATCCTGCGCATTATGCCCTTGCTGAAATGGAAAAAAGGGCAAAGGGATTTACCCTGATCACGCAGAATGTTGACGGCCTGCATGGCAAGGCAGGTTCAGCCAATATTATTGAGATGCATGGAAACATATGGAGGACAAGGTGTACTGTCTGTGAGGACTTGTCAGACAATTACGATGTGCCGATTGAAATATTGCCTCACTGTATTCATTGCCAGGGACTCCTGCGTCCACATATAGTCTGGTTTGGAGAATCCCTGAATCCAGACGATATTGACCGCAGTATGGATGCCCTGCACTCATGTGAGATACTTCTTGTTATCGGCACATCAGGGGTTGTTCGGCCAGCCGCATCATTTGCATATGCCGCCAGGAGCTCAGGTGCGTACATAGTTGAGATAAATCCTGAAAAAACTCCGAATTCATCTTTTGCAGATGAAGTCCTTGCCGGCCGTGCCTCAGAGGTTCTGCCCGGGTTAATATGA
- the thiC gene encoding phosphomethylpyrimidine synthase ThiC, which produces MRSNWIKPRIGKDNVTQMHYARIGIITEEMRHVAAVEGLEPELIRSEIADGRFIIPANIYHPNLEPMGIGIAARCKINANIGNSSLSSSVGEELEKLNLCVKYGADAVMDLSTGKHIHEIREAMIHNSPIPLGTVPIYEVLERVNEIHELTIDDLLDIIEIQAKQGVDFMTVHCGLLHEFLPMAAKRHMGIVSRGGAIMAQWMAYHNKQNPLYTHFDRILEICKRYDVSLSLGDGLRPGCLADASDEAQFAELSVLGELTLKAWEEDVQVMIEGPGHIPLDQIEMNVKKEIELCHGAPFYVLGPIVTDIAPGYDHITSAIGATVAATAGAAILCYVTPKEHLGLPNLEDVKNGIVAYKIAAHAADIARHRKGARDRDDEISKARFAFDWNRQFELSLDPETARAMHDETLPQPSYKDASFCSMCGPKFCSMKLYQEVPSKA; this is translated from the coding sequence ATGAGAAGTAACTGGATTAAACCCCGCATCGGTAAAGACAACGTAACGCAGATGCATTATGCAAGAATAGGCATCATCACAGAGGAGATGCGTCACGTTGCTGCTGTGGAGGGTCTTGAGCCTGAGCTTATCCGCTCAGAGATCGCCGATGGACGTTTTATCATACCTGCCAACATATACCATCCTAACCTTGAGCCAATGGGTATAGGCATTGCCGCAAGGTGTAAGATTAATGCCAATATCGGCAACTCTTCACTCAGCTCCTCAGTAGGCGAGGAGCTTGAAAAGCTTAATCTTTGCGTCAAGTACGGGGCAGATGCCGTAATGGATTTAAGCACAGGGAAACATATCCACGAGATCCGTGAGGCGATGATACATAACAGTCCTATACCATTAGGGACCGTCCCAATCTATGAAGTACTTGAAAGGGTTAACGAGATACATGAACTTACCATAGATGACCTGCTCGATATAATTGAGATTCAGGCAAAACAGGGTGTAGACTTCATGACGGTACATTGCGGACTACTTCATGAGTTCCTTCCAATGGCGGCAAAGCGCCATATGGGGATCGTAAGCCGCGGTGGTGCAATCATGGCCCAGTGGATGGCTTATCATAATAAGCAGAATCCTCTTTATACACACTTTGACCGTATTCTTGAGATATGTAAAAGATATGATGTAAGCCTCAGCCTTGGCGATGGCCTGAGACCCGGCTGCCTTGCTGATGCAAGCGATGAGGCACAGTTTGCAGAGCTGTCAGTACTTGGCGAACTTACGTTGAAGGCATGGGAGGAAGACGTCCAGGTCATGATAGAGGGACCGGGACACATACCGTTAGATCAGATAGAGATGAACGTAAAAAAAGAGATAGAGCTGTGTCATGGGGCGCCATTCTATGTGCTGGGTCCTATTGTAACTGACATTGCACCGGGTTACGATCATATAACATCAGCAATCGGAGCTACCGTAGCCGCCACAGCCGGCGCTGCCATACTATGCTATGTGACTCCCAAAGAACACCTTGGTCTTCCTAATCTTGAGGATGTAAAAAATGGGATAGTGGCATACAAGATAGCAGCTCACGCAGCAGACATTGCCCGTCACAGGAAGGGAGCAAGGGACAGGGACGATGAGATATCAAAGGCACGGTTTGCCTTTGACTGGAACCGTCAGTTTGAACTGTCTTTAGACCCTGAAACTGCAAGGGCTATGCACGATGAAACCCTGCCACAGCCCTCTTACAAAGATGCGTCCTTTTGCTCAATGTGCGGACCAAAGTTCTGCTCGATGAAATTATATCAGGAAGTACCATCAAAGGCATAA
- a CDS encoding NifU family protein, with product METTIDQTRVEEVLAMIRPALQRDGGDIQLVGIEGATVKVRLVGACSGCPSSTYTLKLGVERQLKAMIPEIEEVISV from the coding sequence ATGGAGACAACAATTGATCAGACAAGGGTAGAGGAAGTCCTTGCCATGATACGGCCTGCCCTTCAGCGAGACGGCGGGGACATACAACTTGTGGGTATTGAAGGGGCTACTGTAAAAGTTCGCCTGGTAGGCGCATGTTCCGGCTGCCCAAGCTCCACATATACGCTGAAACTGGGTGTAGAAAGACAACTTAAGGCAATGATCCCTGAGATAGAAGAAGTAATCTCAGTATAA
- a CDS encoding FAD-binding protein: MLSESVIRSLKNIAGSDNVLTSKEDRLCYACDATKQIFLPDAVVFPSDSEEVSKVLSLANTERFNVTPRGAGTGLSGGSIPISGGVVLSLERMRRILRIDTKNLIAVVEPGVVNFELQMELGKSGLFFPSEPTSMRYCTIGGNIANCSGGPRSVKYGVTRDYVLGLEVVLPTGEKMETGTQTVKGVTGYDLTRLIVGSEGTLGIVTKATLRLLPFPRFVNTILAIFDNECAAGNAVVEIMGSGVKPSAVEFMDMASVKCTRESDRFDFQTDNGAVLLIEIDGEIESLERRSGAVSDICLREGAVNVRRVTSKKEVKDIWWLRRAISPSLANIRPDKIVHDIVVPLSSVSEFLQAVRNIERGKGIVIACFGHAGEGNIHVNILLDKNNVEEVGRAEEAADEIMGLTVRLGGSISGEQGIGITRRVYSGMELHPVAVEVMKKIKGVLDPKGILNPGKIFA, translated from the coding sequence ATGTTGTCAGAGTCAGTAATAAGAAGTTTGAAGAATATAGCAGGTAGTGATAATGTCCTGACCTCAAAAGAGGATAGATTATGCTATGCCTGTGACGCGACGAAGCAAATATTCCTTCCTGATGCTGTAGTATTCCCGTCTGATTCTGAAGAGGTTTCAAAGGTTCTCAGTCTTGCAAATACGGAGAGGTTTAATGTCACTCCGAGAGGCGCTGGTACAGGTCTTTCCGGAGGGAGTATCCCGATCAGTGGAGGGGTTGTCCTGTCTCTTGAGCGGATGCGAAGGATACTTAGGATTGACACTAAGAATCTCATTGCTGTTGTTGAACCCGGTGTTGTGAATTTCGAACTGCAGATGGAGCTTGGTAAGTCCGGCCTTTTCTTTCCGTCTGAGCCGACGAGTATGAGGTACTGCACAATTGGAGGAAATATTGCGAACTGTTCCGGCGGGCCGAGGTCTGTAAAGTATGGTGTTACTCGCGATTATGTCTTAGGGCTTGAGGTGGTGCTGCCAACCGGTGAGAAAATGGAGACAGGTACTCAGACCGTAAAGGGTGTAACAGGTTATGATCTCACTCGCCTTATCGTTGGTTCTGAGGGGACACTTGGCATCGTAACGAAGGCAACCCTGAGACTCCTTCCATTTCCCAGGTTTGTCAATACGATACTTGCAATCTTCGATAATGAGTGTGCAGCTGGAAATGCTGTAGTTGAGATTATGGGTTCTGGTGTCAAACCGTCTGCTGTTGAATTTATGGACATGGCATCAGTTAAATGTACAAGGGAAAGTGACAGATTTGATTTTCAAACTGATAACGGTGCTGTTTTATTGATAGAAATTGATGGTGAAATAGAGTCGTTAGAACGAAGGTCCGGGGCGGTTAGTGATATCTGTCTCAGGGAAGGGGCAGTAAATGTACGGAGGGTTACATCCAAGAAGGAGGTGAAAGACATATGGTGGTTGAGGAGGGCAATCTCCCCTTCTCTTGCAAACATTAGGCCGGATAAGATAGTTCACGACATAGTTGTCCCGCTGAGTTCGGTCTCTGAGTTCCTGCAGGCAGTTAGGAATATTGAGAGAGGGAAGGGCATTGTTATCGCATGTTTCGGCCACGCTGGCGAGGGTAACATTCATGTAAATATATTGCTGGATAAGAATAATGTTGAGGAGGTTGGAAGGGCTGAGGAGGCAGCTGATGAAATAATGGGCCTGACCGTAAGGCTTGGAGGTTCTATCTCAGGTGAGCAGGGGATAGGTATTACCAGGAGGGTTTATTCAGGGATGGAGCTTCATCCGGTTGCTGTTGAAGTGATGAAGAAGATAAAGGGAGTGCTTGACCCGAAAGGAATATTGAATCCCGGGAAGATCTTTGCATAA
- a CDS encoding aminopeptidase, which translates to MDKAIEKLFSINMGIHKGESVLVFTDHMQEGRLVPKEMDRCRRLENAAERVAELSAKLTSTQFYKYDSLPNNGYEPPEPVWLMAFGNKAVKELRTSGILERLIAKKAIDGDIEKAFEILSPYKDDMVNVVIGMANFSTSHTRFRHLLTKISGARYASMPMFDPDMFAGPMDVDWNIVKKRTEKIAGLITDAESVIMKCPLGTDLRLSVSGRGGFADTGIITGKGSFGNLPAGEVYVAPLEGTSEGVMVLEWSTTRKLSPPVTLTVKAGNVVNVDGDHEFVKYLENIFKVSPTASNIAELGIGTNDKASRPDNILEAEKILGTTHIALGDNTTFGGKTSANFHEDYVFFSPTLVLEYKDGRSETIIDKGTLYEK; encoded by the coding sequence ATGGATAAGGCTATAGAAAAACTCTTCAGCATCAATATGGGCATTCATAAAGGTGAAAGTGTGCTCGTATTTACCGACCATATGCAGGAGGGGCGTCTTGTTCCTAAGGAAATGGACAGATGCCGCCGCCTTGAAAATGCCGCTGAACGTGTGGCTGAACTTTCTGCTAAACTCACATCAACACAATTCTACAAATACGATTCACTTCCCAATAATGGATATGAACCGCCTGAACCTGTCTGGCTGATGGCATTTGGTAACAAGGCAGTTAAGGAATTACGAACCAGCGGCATACTTGAACGATTGATAGCAAAAAAGGCGATTGACGGTGATATTGAAAAGGCATTCGAAATATTATCTCCATATAAGGATGATATGGTTAATGTTGTTATTGGTATGGCTAATTTCTCAACCAGCCATACAAGATTCAGGCATCTCCTGACAAAGATAAGCGGGGCACGTTACGCAAGCATGCCTATGTTTGATCCTGACATGTTTGCCGGCCCGATGGATGTTGACTGGAATATCGTCAAAAAACGTACAGAAAAGATCGCCGGCCTTATCACAGATGCAGAATCAGTTATCATGAAATGTCCACTCGGTACAGACTTACGATTGAGTGTAAGCGGCAGGGGTGGATTTGCTGACACAGGGATTATAACCGGAAAGGGAAGCTTCGGGAACCTGCCTGCCGGCGAGGTATACGTTGCCCCTTTAGAAGGGACGTCTGAAGGGGTCATGGTATTGGAATGGTCCACAACAAGAAAACTTTCCCCGCCTGTTACCCTTACCGTTAAAGCAGGCAATGTAGTAAATGTTGACGGGGACCATGAATTTGTAAAGTATCTTGAAAATATTTTCAAAGTGAGCCCAACGGCATCAAATATTGCAGAACTCGGCATCGGGACAAATGATAAGGCATCGAGACCCGACAATATCCTGGAGGCTGAGAAGATACTCGGTACAACACACATTGCACTTGGCGACAACACCACCTTTGGCGGAAAGACAAGCGCCAATTTCCATGAAGACTACGTATTCTTTTCTCCTACCCTTGTCCTTGAATATAAGGATGGGAGGAGTGAAACTATCATAGATAAGGGAACACTATATGAGAAGTAA
- a CDS encoding YhcH/YjgK/YiaL family protein has product MIVTDIRHIAHQISMSSALKMAIDFLQEPDIHDLADGRVNIDGQHVFALVQRYETIIADIPRFEYHRAFMDIQYIVSGEEIIGWAPAGRMVVTELYNSEQDICFGIVPKGEITPVYLQAGQLAILYPEDSHAPKLAAGSPSQVTKIVVKVAV; this is encoded by the coding sequence ATGATCGTTACAGATATCAGGCATATCGCTCATCAGATTTCAATGTCATCAGCTCTTAAAATGGCAATTGATTTTCTGCAAGAACCGGACATTCATGACCTCGCTGACGGCAGGGTGAACATAGACGGACAACATGTGTTTGCCCTTGTCCAGCGTTATGAGACCATAATTGCAGACATCCCCAGATTTGAATACCATAGGGCATTTATGGATATTCAATATATCGTATCCGGAGAGGAGATTATAGGCTGGGCCCCGGCCGGACGAATGGTGGTTACAGAGTTATATAACTCTGAGCAAGACATCTGCTTTGGTATAGTTCCGAAGGGGGAAATAACACCTGTCTATCTTCAGGCAGGGCAATTGGCAATACTCTACCCGGAAGATAGTCATGCGCCTAAGTTAGCCGCAGGTTCACCATCCCAGGTTACAAAGATTGTTGTTAAAGTCGCGGTATGA
- a CDS encoding (Fe-S)-binding protein codes for MKKLADYIRELSMCVRCGTCRSTCPTLITLGRETASARGKLTLIDAYISGDIGLSDTFVKHISECLLCGACQQSCPNSIPVPEIIMAARAEVINDRGVPLITSAIMKGLREPDGFVGKTLKLASIAQRVVFKDVSNTGGLQRRLPLPYITDERLVPPLAKRFFLDIVTEESPVLGEFEGVRAGSSAAKTSRVGFFAGCLINYVMPDIGLASLKVLEKAGAAVVVPSGQTCCGMPATSMGDFEDAKALALKNLEVFESHDLDFITTACATCTDGLKNKFRKLLEDEGTEMKMRVDAFCSKVRDITDLLVNELKLPASMSGLNTSEGGAVVTYHDPCHLRRGLGIKDEPRELIETAGFDIKEMKHPCRCCGLGGSFSITNYELSTEINMLKAEDIKGTGAEIAATACPGCMVQLKDGLHKINAKVEVKHIVELIAERMG; via the coding sequence ATGAAGAAACTTGCTGATTACATTCGAGAGCTTTCCATGTGCGTTCGTTGTGGTACATGCAGAAGTACATGTCCCACGCTTATTACTCTGGGGAGGGAGACTGCGAGCGCAAGGGGGAAGCTCACTCTTATTGATGCATATATCAGTGGGGATATTGGGTTATCCGACACGTTTGTAAAACATATATCAGAGTGCCTGCTCTGCGGGGCATGTCAGCAGAGTTGTCCGAACAGCATTCCTGTTCCTGAAATTATTATGGCGGCACGGGCAGAGGTAATAAATGACAGGGGGGTGCCTCTCATAACATCAGCAATCATGAAGGGGTTGAGGGAGCCTGATGGCTTTGTTGGAAAGACCCTTAAGCTTGCATCTATTGCTCAAAGGGTTGTTTTCAAAGATGTGTCAAATACCGGTGGTTTACAGCGCAGGCTGCCGCTTCCTTATATTACGGACGAGAGACTCGTCCCGCCTCTTGCAAAGAGGTTCTTTCTTGATATTGTTACGGAAGAAAGTCCTGTCCTGGGAGAGTTCGAAGGAGTGAGAGCGGGGTCATCAGCAGCAAAAACCTCAAGGGTCGGCTTCTTTGCAGGTTGTCTCATAAATTACGTAATGCCGGATATCGGTTTAGCATCACTTAAAGTGCTGGAAAAGGCCGGTGCTGCAGTAGTGGTCCCGTCTGGCCAGACCTGTTGCGGTATGCCTGCCACCAGTATGGGAGACTTTGAGGATGCGAAGGCGTTGGCGCTGAAAAACCTTGAGGTATTTGAATCACATGACCTTGATTTTATTACTACAGCATGTGCAACATGCACAGATGGACTAAAAAACAAATTCAGGAAACTACTTGAGGATGAAGGCACTGAAATGAAAATGCGTGTGGATGCCTTCTGCAGTAAGGTACGAGACATTACAGACTTGCTGGTTAATGAATTGAAGTTGCCTGCTTCAATGTCAGGACTGAATACATCAGAAGGCGGGGCTGTTGTCACCTATCATGATCCATGTCATCTGCGCAGGGGGCTTGGTATTAAGGATGAGCCCCGTGAACTTATTGAAACAGCGGGATTCGATATAAAAGAGATGAAACACCCGTGCAGGTGCTGCGGGCTCGGAGGGAGTTTCAGTATTACTAACTATGAGCTTTCTACTGAGATAAATATGCTCAAGGCCGAGGATATAAAAGGAACTGGCGCTGAGATTGCAGCCACTGCATGTCCCGGGTGCATGGTACAACTAAAGGATGGACTACACAAGATTAATGCCAAGGTTGAGGTCAAACATATTGTTGAATTGATTGCAGAGAGGATGGGTTAA
- a CDS encoding MFS transporter — MSSGKYTDLLKNFGFQSFLWTQFLGAFNDNIYKMVVSLFAVEAATRGGNGGSAYLSLAGAVFILPFILFSGYAGHIADVFSKRSVLIVTKSFEIVAMGLALFALWSGRIDFMLVVLFLMALQSTFFSPAKYGIIPEMLPDKELSRANGLLEMSTFLAIIMGTAIGGMIFGIWKDSIGWIGILVIVTAFTGICTSFGIPRVPSSGAKNAFRISPWGEISIGLSRLYHNKLLFMTVIGISYLWFIGALLQMDILLIGKEIMRLDDKWIGILVTFLAIGMGAGSILAGRLSGDRIEAGLVPLGSLGMGLFAILLSFSLSSFAMSAVCLIFLGFSGGVFVVPLNALLQQKSGPQEKGRMIAANNLVNTLGVLMASGILWLLRDLIGIGADWIALIAGVFSFAITAIIIGELPDFLIRFLLYILTHTVYRIRIVGEENIPVRGPAILVSNHVSFADPFFIGASVPGFIRFIIARDYYDIESLQWFFRLMKAIPLSPNNRRDIVRAIEQARNELINGNVVCIFAEGEISRTGNIRPFKRGLEKIAEGLDVPVIPVHLDRVWGSIFSFRGSRFFYKLPEGIFRTVTVSFGKPLASNATAREVRQATTELGAAAVKYRRNRLDLLHLRFVRTARNNWASFCMADSDGEELTYGKTLTGSLLLSRLIRRHCRGVSAAGIMLPASVGGALANVAALMAGKSVVNLNYTAGKDAIASSIRQSGIKTILTSRLFLEKAGMKEMEGMVFLEDLMGGVSTFRKIFTAAVGRLFPLRFLNIYINHGKSMPDDLAYLIFAGGNTGIPKGIMLSHHNIISNIEGIDQVFNLTKEDRLIGVLPLFLSIGVTATVWFPLITGFGVAYHSNPMEAGTIGEMVSRHKATILISTPAYCSSYIDKCTREEFSTLRYAVVAGEKLHESIAVEFREKFGLDLLEGYGSTEMGPVVSVNTPDIVHGDISQTGNKPGTAGHPLPGVAVKVVDVDTGADLPSGKEGILLVKGPGQMMGYLGQGIKADRRAGYREEEMRDGWYVTGDIAVIDSDGFITIKNSIQRSAK; from the coding sequence ATGTCCTCCGGCAAATACACAGATCTTCTGAAAAATTTCGGTTTCCAATCGTTCCTCTGGACTCAATTCCTCGGTGCCTTCAATGATAACATCTACAAGATGGTTGTTTCTCTGTTTGCTGTTGAAGCTGCGACAAGAGGAGGTAATGGAGGGAGTGCCTACCTCTCACTTGCAGGGGCTGTGTTCATTCTTCCATTTATCCTGTTTTCCGGTTACGCAGGACATATAGCAGATGTATTCAGTAAGCGCAGTGTACTTATTGTTACCAAGAGTTTTGAGATTGTTGCCATGGGGTTGGCGCTCTTTGCATTATGGTCAGGCCGTATTGACTTTATGCTTGTTGTCTTGTTCCTGATGGCGCTGCAGTCAACCTTTTTCAGTCCTGCCAAGTATGGGATTATCCCTGAAATGCTTCCGGACAAAGAACTTTCGAGGGCCAACGGCCTGCTGGAGATGAGTACATTCCTTGCGATTATTATGGGGACTGCCATAGGAGGGATGATCTTCGGTATTTGGAAAGACAGCATTGGATGGATTGGTATTCTTGTCATAGTTACAGCATTTACAGGCATCTGTACCAGTTTTGGTATCCCGAGGGTTCCTTCGTCAGGAGCAAAAAATGCCTTTCGCATTAGCCCGTGGGGAGAGATATCTATTGGCCTTAGTCGTCTGTACCATAATAAACTCCTCTTTATGACAGTGATTGGGATCTCATATCTCTGGTTCATCGGCGCGCTCCTGCAGATGGATATACTTCTTATTGGTAAAGAGATTATGAGACTTGATGATAAGTGGATTGGTATACTCGTAACATTCCTCGCAATCGGTATGGGCGCGGGAAGTATTCTTGCAGGCAGGCTCTCAGGCGACAGGATAGAGGCCGGTCTTGTTCCACTTGGTTCACTAGGTATGGGATTATTCGCGATCCTTCTCTCTTTTTCTCTCTCATCATTTGCCATGTCAGCAGTTTGCCTTATATTCCTGGGATTCTCCGGAGGTGTGTTTGTCGTCCCCCTTAATGCATTGCTCCAGCAGAAAAGCGGTCCACAGGAAAAGGGCCGCATGATCGCGGCTAATAATCTTGTAAATACCCTTGGAGTTCTTATGGCTTCAGGTATCCTGTGGTTATTAAGGGATCTGATCGGCATAGGCGCTGACTGGATTGCACTTATTGCCGGCGTCTTCTCTTTTGCAATAACAGCGATAATAATCGGTGAGCTTCCTGATTTCCTGATCCGTTTTTTGCTCTATATACTCACACATACTGTCTACAGGATACGGATTGTCGGGGAAGAAAATATTCCCGTAAGGGGACCAGCCATTCTGGTAAGCAACCACGTATCGTTTGCAGACCCGTTTTTCATTGGAGCATCGGTTCCGGGGTTTATAAGGTTTATAATTGCGAGGGATTATTATGATATAGAATCGCTCCAGTGGTTTTTTCGTTTGATGAAGGCAATACCGCTGTCTCCCAATAACAGGAGAGATATTGTACGAGCGATTGAACAGGCCCGAAACGAGCTGATTAATGGAAATGTCGTCTGTATATTCGCAGAGGGTGAGATCAGCAGGACGGGCAATATTCGTCCATTTAAGAGGGGTCTCGAGAAGATTGCAGAGGGACTGGATGTCCCTGTTATTCCAGTTCATCTCGACAGGGTATGGGGGAGTATTTTCAGTTTCAGGGGGAGCAGATTCTTTTATAAGTTGCCTGAAGGCATATTCCGTACTGTTACAGTGTCTTTTGGCAAACCGCTTGCTTCAAATGCTACTGCTCGTGAAGTACGGCAGGCGACCACTGAGCTTGGAGCCGCAGCTGTCAAATATCGCAGGAACCGGCTTGATTTGCTTCACCTGCGATTCGTAAGAACTGCAAGAAATAATTGGGCCTCATTCTGCATGGCTGATTCAGACGGTGAGGAGCTTACGTATGGAAAGACCCTGACCGGAAGTCTGCTGCTTTCCCGTTTGATAAGAAGGCATTGCCGCGGAGTGTCTGCGGCAGGGATTATGCTGCCGGCATCTGTAGGTGGAGCGCTGGCGAATGTCGCTGCATTAATGGCTGGAAAGTCAGTGGTAAATCTGAATTACACAGCAGGCAAGGATGCTATTGCGTCATCCATCAGACAAAGCGGTATAAAAACAATCCTGACTTCGCGGTTGTTCCTGGAGAAGGCCGGGATGAAAGAGATGGAAGGAATGGTCTTTCTCGAAGACCTGATGGGAGGCGTATCAACGTTCAGAAAGATCTTCACAGCAGCGGTTGGCAGATTATTCCCTTTAAGGTTCCTTAACATATACATCAATCATGGTAAATCAATGCCCGATGATCTTGCATATTTAATATTTGCAGGCGGCAATACTGGGATTCCTAAAGGGATCATGCTGTCTCATCATAATATCATCTCAAATATTGAAGGTATTGACCAGGTTTTCAATCTGACTAAAGAAGATCGCCTGATAGGTGTTTTGCCATTATTTCTTTCCATTGGTGTAACTGCTACGGTATGGTTCCCGCTTATTACAGGGTTTGGTGTGGCCTATCACTCAAATCCTATGGAGGCCGGTACTATTGGTGAAATGGTGTCAAGGCATAAGGCTACGATACTTATCAGTACTCCAGCTTATTGTTCTTCATATATTGACAAATGCACACGGGAGGAGTTTTCGACATTACGATATGCTGTGGTCGCGGGAGAGAAGCTGCATGAATCCATTGCAGTTGAGTTCAGAGAAAAATTTGGACTCGATTTATTGGAAGGGTATGGTTCTACAGAGATGGGGCCGGTTGTTTCGGTTAATACACCTGATATAGTACATGGAGATATAAGTCAAACAGGCAACAAACCAGGAACTGCCGGACATCCCCTGCCGGGAGTTGCAGTAAAGGTGGTTGATGTTGATACCGGCGCAGATCTCCCGTCTGGTAAAGAGGGGATATTGCTTGTTAAAGGGCCGGGACAGATGATGGGCTACCTGGGGCAGGGCATTAAGGCGGACCGCAGAGCAGGATATAGAGAAGAGGAAATGAGAGACGGTTGGTACGTTACCGGTGATATAGCCGTTATAGACTCTGATGGTTTTATTACCATAAAAAACAGTATACAACGTTCAGCAAAATAG